In Bacteroidota bacterium, one genomic interval encodes:
- a CDS encoding molybdopterin-dependent oxidoreductase, which translates to MPKITIDGKQLEVEATSTIIQAAFQNGITIPHFCWHPRLSVAGNCRMCLVEVEKLPKLVIACSTQVAEGMVVKTNSDRVVNAQQAVMEFLLINHPLDCPICDEAGECKLQDYAYNYSVGQSRFEFNKVRKPKRVELGPNVMLDTERCIMCSRCVRFCSEVAKSPQLVFTQRADHVELTTFPDEKLDNPYSMNTIDICPVGALTSKDFRFKARVWEMSATDTVCQGCARGCNVKMWVRNNQILRLTPRFNPDVNDYWMCDFGRLETFKSVDAGTRINQPMIRKDDKLVPVGWDEAISRTALELKAFKRSEIAGVPSPYATNEDNFALMKLMDSLGAKRMGVLKHVIEGSGDEILLREDKTPNGYGATEIGLSSGTTALDLESVLEGINAGSIKALYVIDEDLAADPDVAEVLSKLDLLIVHASSVNETTKIADIVLSSSTYAEKHGTIVNFQGHVQRLRPAVATAEMDRALDGFSMSRLDKFGAPNDRWTKSLKREARPTWRILTNVAGALNSRWKFNTAEDVFNEIASTVGAFKGMTYAKIGSRGMKLRKSSLMANAVRT; encoded by the coding sequence ATGCCCAAGATAACGATCGACGGCAAGCAACTCGAGGTCGAAGCAACTTCGACCATCATCCAGGCGGCGTTTCAGAACGGCATCACCATCCCGCATTTCTGCTGGCACCCGCGCCTTTCGGTGGCGGGGAACTGCCGCATGTGCCTCGTGGAAGTGGAGAAACTTCCCAAGCTTGTCATCGCATGCTCCACCCAGGTCGCCGAGGGGATGGTCGTGAAGACAAATTCGGACCGGGTCGTGAACGCGCAGCAGGCGGTGATGGAGTTTCTCCTGATAAACCACCCGCTCGATTGCCCCATCTGCGACGAGGCCGGCGAATGCAAGCTCCAGGACTACGCATACAATTATAGTGTAGGGCAGAGCAGGTTCGAGTTCAACAAAGTCCGCAAGCCAAAACGGGTCGAACTCGGCCCGAATGTCATGCTCGATACCGAGCGGTGCATCATGTGCTCGCGGTGCGTCAGGTTTTGCTCCGAGGTCGCGAAAAGCCCCCAGCTTGTCTTCACGCAGCGGGCGGACCATGTGGAGCTCACGACCTTCCCGGACGAAAAGCTCGACAACCCTTATTCGATGAACACGATCGACATCTGTCCCGTGGGCGCGCTGACGAGCAAGGATTTCCGGTTCAAGGCGCGTGTCTGGGAGATGTCGGCGACCGATACCGTCTGCCAGGGTTGCGCAAGGGGCTGCAACGTCAAGATGTGGGTGCGCAACAACCAGATCCTCCGCCTGACCCCACGGTTCAACCCCGATGTGAACGACTATTGGATGTGCGACTTCGGCAGGCTGGAAACCTTCAAGTCCGTCGATGCGGGAACGCGGATCAACCAGCCGATGATCAGAAAAGACGACAAGCTCGTCCCCGTCGGTTGGGACGAGGCGATCTCGCGAACCGCGCTCGAGCTGAAAGCCTTCAAGAGATCGGAAATAGCGGGGGTCCCGTCTCCCTACGCGACGAACGAGGATAACTTCGCGCTCATGAAGCTGATGGATTCTCTCGGGGCGAAGAGGATGGGCGTTCTGAAACACGTGATCGAAGGATCGGGGGACGAAATACTTCTCCGGGAGGACAAGACACCGAACGGATACGGGGCCACCGAGATCGGGCTCTCCTCCGGGACGACCGCGCTCGACCTTGAATCCGTCCTGGAGGGCATCAACGCGGGCTCGATCAAGGCGCTGTACGTCATCGACGAGGATCTCGCCGCCGACCCGGATGTGGCGGAGGTGTTGTCGAAATTGGATTTGCTGATCGTGCACGCCTCGAGCGTGAACGAAACGACAAAGATCGCCGATATCGTCTTATCCAGCTCCACCTACGCCGAGAAGCACGGGACGATTGTGAATTTTCAGGGCCACGTTCAAAGGTTGCGGCCCGCCGTGGCGACTGCCGAGATGGACAGGGCGCTCGACGGCTTTTCGATGAGCCGCCTCGACAAGTTCGGCGCTCCGAACGACCGGTGGACCAAATCCTTGAAGCGCGAAGCGCGCCCCACCTGGCGGATTTTGACGAATGTCGCGGGCGCGCTTAATTCTAGGTGGAAATTCAACACGGCTGAGGACGTGTTCAACGAGATCGCCTCGACTGTCGGCGCATTCAAGGGCATGACGTACGCAAAGATAGGATCGAGGGGAATGAAGCTCAGGAAGAGTTCTTTAATGGCAAACGCGGTCCGGACCTGA
- a CDS encoding glycosyltransferase has protein sequence MEIILLGTAVLYGALVVFLRLGLSRATKINGRDRHEPAISIIVPARNEETHLGECLQSLSEIDYPKEKLQVIIVNDGSVDRTGEIAQSFVSIHSWMELVSTSKGEGNLRGKANALSGGIEVARGEVLIFTDADCTVPRRWVRETVRSFGERTGIVGGYTLLEAESAFEGMQALDWLFLFSLASSTAGWKIPLTVIGNNFAVRRTAYDMTGGYGNIPFSVTEDYSLVRAILEKSDFEVRFPVNPETLVKSKACPTWKQLYWQKQRWGVGGLEMIFWGMLFMAIGWAFRFSLLLGCFFCSPSLVLMTAASLGLMDLWVLWMPLSRFGRLSYLKYFPAFELYFFLYALLLPIIAKLSRKVVWKERNL, from the coding sequence ATGGAAATTATTCTATTAGGCACAGCAGTCCTGTATGGAGCTTTGGTCGTCTTTCTCAGGTTGGGCCTATCGCGGGCTACCAAAATCAATGGAAGAGATCGTCATGAGCCAGCCATTTCGATTATTGTGCCGGCGCGAAACGAGGAAACTCATCTCGGAGAATGTCTTCAATCATTGTCAGAGATTGACTACCCAAAGGAAAAGCTCCAAGTGATCATAGTCAATGACGGCTCTGTTGATCGTACAGGGGAAATCGCCCAGTCCTTCGTCAGTATTCACTCATGGATGGAGCTCGTCTCAACCAGTAAAGGTGAAGGTAATCTTAGAGGAAAGGCGAACGCCCTTTCCGGTGGAATCGAAGTCGCTCGGGGGGAGGTCCTGATCTTCACTGATGCTGATTGCACCGTCCCCCGTCGCTGGGTGAGGGAAACAGTTCGTTCTTTTGGCGAAAGGACCGGCATCGTCGGAGGATATACACTTCTCGAAGCCGAGAGTGCTTTTGAAGGCATGCAGGCACTCGACTGGCTCTTCCTATTCAGCTTGGCCTCATCGACGGCCGGGTGGAAAATCCCATTGACCGTGATTGGCAATAATTTCGCAGTTCGCAGAACAGCCTACGACATGACTGGGGGGTACGGAAATATCCCCTTCAGCGTCACGGAGGATTACTCTCTTGTTCGTGCAATACTCGAGAAGAGCGACTTTGAAGTGCGATTCCCGGTTAATCCGGAAACTCTTGTGAAAAGCAAAGCCTGCCCAACATGGAAACAATTATACTGGCAGAAACAAAGGTGGGGAGTTGGTGGCCTGGAAATGATTTTTTGGGGAATGTTATTCATGGCTATCGGCTGGGCCTTTCGTTTTTCTCTGCTTCTAGGTTGCTTCTTCTGTTCCCCCTCCCTAGTACTAATGACCGCCGCCTCCTTAGGGCTGATGGACCTTTGGGTACTTTGGATGCCTCTGAGCCGGTTCGGACGACTGTCCTATCTAAAGTATTTCCCCGCCTTCGAGCTCTATTTTTTTCTCTATGCTTTGCTGTTACCAATTATTGCAAAGTTGAGCCGTAAAGTCGTTTGGAAGGAGCGAAACCTCTAA
- a CDS encoding site-2 protease family protein: MQWLNKDPFDLGNFPLGLPYSLCLLTVLSFHEFGHFFAAKFHQVKTTLPYYIPIPPFLLNPFGTMGAVIRIRSPLHTKKALFDIGIAGPIAGLVPTVIILMVGFLTLPSKEYLFSIHPEYRVLDKIPDTGLTFGYSGLFWFLAKIFSTRGFVPPMNEIYHYPFLCVGWFGLFITALNLIPVGQLDGGHILYALVGRKQGIIARVFFVLLILIGASSFLPLFGPNVQLGTVGWLLWAAVLYFLIKLQHPPVEELSELSPGRKQLGWATFVVFLLTFPPIPIFEVGAK; the protein is encoded by the coding sequence GTGCAATGGTTGAATAAGGATCCATTCGACCTGGGGAATTTTCCCCTTGGCCTCCCCTATTCACTATGCCTTCTGACTGTACTTTCCTTCCATGAGTTCGGCCATTTCTTCGCGGCAAAGTTCCATCAGGTCAAAACGACGCTTCCATACTACATCCCGATCCCCCCATTCTTGCTGAATCCGTTCGGCACGATGGGGGCTGTCATCCGCATCCGATCTCCGCTCCACACAAAGAAGGCGCTGTTTGATATCGGCATCGCGGGCCCGATCGCCGGCCTCGTTCCAACTGTCATTATTCTCATGGTCGGGTTCCTGACCCTCCCCTCAAAAGAGTATCTCTTTTCCATTCACCCCGAGTACAGGGTTCTGGACAAGATTCCGGATACTGGGTTGACATTCGGCTACTCCGGGCTGTTTTGGTTCCTCGCGAAGATCTTCAGCACCAGGGGATTCGTTCCTCCCATGAATGAGATCTACCACTACCCGTTCCTTTGTGTTGGATGGTTCGGCCTGTTTATCACAGCCCTAAACCTGATTCCGGTGGGACAGCTCGATGGGGGACATATACTCTATGCTCTCGTCGGTCGAAAGCAAGGGATCATCGCCCGCGTCTTCTTTGTGCTGTTGATTCTGATCGGGGCATCGAGCTTCCTTCCACTCTTCGGACCGAACGTCCAGCTTGGGACCGTTGGGTGGCTCCTCTGGGCGGCGGTGCTCTACTTCCTCATAAAACTGCAGCATCCCCCTGTGGAGGAGCTGTCTGAGCTAAGTCCTGGAAGGAAACAGTTGGGGTGGGCTACGTTTGTTGTTTTCCTCTTGACGTTTCCCCCGATTCCCATATTTGAGGTGGGAGCGAAGTGA
- the ald gene encoding alanine dehydrogenase, which produces MIIGIPKEIKTNENRVSLVPVGAQTLTRAGHTVLVESNAGVGSGFEDDSYKKAGARILKSAAEVYAQSDMIMKVKEPLEPEYSLIKKDQIVFTYFHFASSRTLTDAMLKSRCIAIAYETVQKTDGSLPLLIPMSEVAGRMAPQEGAKYLESTMGGRGVLLGGVPGTEPCDVVVIGGGIVGTNAAKIASGLGARVTILDNNLYRLRYLEDVMPKNVVTLMSNPYNILKMIAKADLVIGAVLIPGAKAPHLVTREMLKSMKPRSVIIDVSVDQGGCVETCKPTTHENPTFVVEGVVHYCVANMPGAVPFTSTVALTNATLPYAAEIAAKGFANAVATNNELRLGVNIVGGEITYKGVADAFGLPFKPFNGLD; this is translated from the coding sequence ATGATTATCGGAATCCCAAAGGAAATCAAGACCAACGAGAATCGCGTCTCCCTCGTCCCTGTGGGCGCGCAGACGTTGACGCGCGCAGGGCATACGGTTCTGGTCGAGTCGAATGCCGGCGTCGGAAGCGGATTCGAGGATGACAGCTACAAGAAGGCCGGAGCGAGGATCCTCAAGTCGGCTGCGGAAGTCTATGCGCAGTCGGATATGATCATGAAGGTGAAGGAGCCGCTTGAACCTGAGTATTCTCTGATCAAGAAGGACCAGATCGTCTTCACCTACTTTCATTTTGCATCAAGCAGGACGCTTACCGATGCGATGCTCAAGTCGCGCTGCATCGCGATCGCGTACGAGACCGTTCAGAAAACAGATGGATCGCTCCCTTTGCTGATTCCGATGAGCGAGGTGGCGGGCAGGATGGCGCCGCAGGAAGGCGCGAAGTACCTGGAATCCACGATGGGGGGAAGAGGAGTCCTCCTGGGCGGTGTCCCGGGAACGGAGCCCTGCGACGTGGTCGTGATCGGCGGCGGCATTGTCGGAACGAACGCAGCCAAGATCGCTTCGGGGCTGGGTGCGAGAGTCACGATCCTCGATAACAATCTCTACCGGCTCCGATACCTGGAAGACGTGATGCCGAAAAACGTCGTGACGCTGATGTCGAACCCGTACAACATCCTCAAAATGATCGCGAAGGCCGATCTCGTCATCGGCGCGGTGTTGATTCCGGGAGCGAAGGCCCCGCACCTCGTCACGCGGGAAATGCTAAAATCGATGAAGCCCCGGTCGGTGATCATCGATGTCTCGGTAGATCAGGGCGGCTGCGTCGAAACCTGCAAGCCGACCACGCATGAGAACCCGACATTTGTCGTCGAGGGAGTCGTGCACTATTGCGTTGCGAACATGCCGGGCGCCGTTCCGTTTACCTCGACGGTGGCGCTCACGAATGCGACGCTTCCCTATGCGGCCGAAATCGCCGCCAAAGGATTCGCCAACGCGGTCGCGACGAACAACGAGCTCCGGCTCGGAGTCAATATCGTCGGGGGAGAGATTACCTATAAGGGAGTGGCGGACGCGTTCGGATTGCCCTTCAAGCCCTTCAATGGCCTCGATTAG
- the udk gene encoding uridine kinase — protein MEKTPLVIGIAGGTGSGKTTVTTKILERLDVGKVVLLKQDYYYKDLSAFDGLPPERINFDHPNALENSLLVEHLSLLRQSKPIRQPLYDYSSYKRLKATTLVEPRSVIIVEGILIFIERDLRELMDIKIFVDTDADERLLRRLRRDLLERGRTIDSVMKQYVETVKPMHEEFVEPSKRWADVIIPKGGENLVAIDMVVTKIREMLPQL, from the coding sequence ATGGAAAAAACTCCCCTCGTGATCGGGATCGCCGGTGGCACGGGCTCGGGCAAGACCACCGTGACCACGAAAATACTAGAACGGCTTGACGTTGGGAAAGTTGTGCTCCTAAAGCAAGACTACTATTATAAGGACCTTTCGGCGTTCGATGGCCTTCCCCCCGAACGCATCAATTTCGACCATCCAAACGCTCTCGAGAATTCTCTACTCGTGGAACATCTCTCACTCTTGAGGCAATCAAAACCGATCCGGCAGCCATTGTACGACTATTCCAGCTACAAGAGGTTGAAGGCTACTACACTCGTTGAACCTCGGAGTGTTATTATCGTGGAAGGGATCCTTATTTTTATCGAACGGGATCTCCGCGAACTAATGGATATCAAGATATTTGTCGACACCGATGCCGATGAAAGACTTCTGAGGCGACTTCGTCGGGATCTTCTGGAGAGGGGGCGAACGATAGATTCGGTTATGAAGCAATATGTTGAAACCGTGAAGCCGATGCACGAGGAATTCGTCGAGCCGAGTAAGCGGTGGGCTGACGTGATAATACCAAAGGGGGGTGAGAATCTTGTTGCAATCGACATGGTGGTGACCAAAATTCGGGAGATGCTGCCGCAATTGTAA
- a CDS encoding sensor histidine kinase, which produces MPQATVDLWWILAIGSAMFLVLAGGIIALLLLHVRKTTKLLSEARLMQEQLSSLSQQILTAQEEDRLKVSRELHDEIGQLMAAIDINLTVLKKEFQAGPSQQNRRIDVIRGLTQDVLTRIRKVLKDLRPVVLESARGTGSDGQVGILEPLRRLCSEHTSLTGIPVSFLEDEAVEQLSEAHKIALYRIIQESLTNITKHAQAQHAVIEMTQDQDESTGEAYLDLAIQDDGCGFESESETRQPNSSGRNADRKFGLLGIRERVKSFGGTCNIASVRGKGTRVSLRIPLHQTSEGKGKGSSNG; this is translated from the coding sequence GTGCCTCAAGCCACGGTAGATCTCTGGTGGATCCTCGCGATAGGGTCGGCGATGTTCCTCGTGCTCGCAGGAGGGATTATTGCTTTGCTCCTCCTTCACGTCCGGAAAACAACCAAGCTGCTCTCCGAGGCGCGGCTCATGCAGGAGCAGCTTTCGAGTTTGTCGCAACAGATCCTTACCGCCCAGGAGGAGGATCGACTGAAGGTGAGCCGGGAACTCCACGACGAGATCGGCCAGCTCATGGCCGCCATCGACATCAATCTCACCGTCTTGAAGAAGGAGTTTCAAGCGGGTCCATCTCAACAAAACCGTCGCATCGATGTAATTCGAGGCTTGACGCAGGATGTCCTGACCCGGATCAGAAAAGTGCTTAAAGACTTGCGGCCCGTGGTGCTTGAGAGTGCCCGGGGAACCGGGAGCGACGGTCAAGTCGGAATTCTTGAGCCCCTGCGGCGCCTCTGCAGCGAGCATACCAGTCTGACCGGGATCCCGGTGAGCTTCCTCGAAGACGAAGCGGTTGAACAATTGAGCGAAGCGCATAAGATCGCTCTGTACCGGATAATTCAGGAAAGCCTGACCAATATCACAAAGCACGCGCAGGCGCAGCATGCAGTGATCGAAATGACCCAGGACCAGGACGAGAGTACAGGTGAGGCCTACCTTGATCTCGCGATCCAGGACGACGGTTGCGGCTTCGAGTCGGAAAGTGAGACGCGACAGCCGAACAGTTCCGGCCGGAATGCCGATAGAAAGTTCGGCCTGCTTGGAATTCGCGAGCGCGTGAAGAGTTTCGGGGGAACGTGTAACATAGCATCGGTGAGGGGGAAGGGGACCAGAGTCAGTCTCCGTATCCCCCTCCATCAGACTTCAGAAGGCAAAGGGAAAGGATCGAGCAATGGATAA
- a CDS encoding pitrilysin family protein, which translates to MSEEIPYVRSISVGVWINVGSRDEHRHKNGISHFLEHMVFKGTERYSAQQIARSLEGVGGYLNAFTTKEQTCFYARILDDNLLKALDVISDLVRNPLFDVKEMAKEKKVILEELKNLEDDPEELIHDHFDSTIFHDHPLGNPIIGRAESIKTFSRMDLKKYLRGYYVPSGIVVAAAGNLKHEKLVAIVERYFGGLDTKRSGARRAVGSRRLRPGRQVIEKPILQAHVCTGTVGYGVRSKIRYPLMVLNTLLGEGMSSRLFQNIREKYGFAYNVFSFANLLSDTGNFGVYIGTDSKNIDNSIELINKELSKLTANRISAEELRRTKAQLKGMIVLGLESMSNRMMRLGSGEIYFEEFVGLQEIIAAIDSVKADEVLEAARKLFNVDKFSTVIIKPSKEEKPVPPKAVA; encoded by the coding sequence GTGTCTGAGGAGATCCCATATGTCCGGTCCATCTCCGTGGGCGTGTGGATCAATGTCGGATCGCGGGATGAGCACCGACACAAGAACGGAATCTCCCATTTCCTCGAACACATGGTTTTCAAGGGGACTGAGCGCTATTCTGCCCAACAGATCGCGCGTAGCCTGGAGGGCGTTGGGGGCTACCTGAACGCATTCACCACGAAAGAGCAAACTTGCTTCTACGCCCGCATTCTTGATGATAATCTCCTGAAAGCCCTCGATGTGATCTCGGACCTAGTCCGGAATCCTCTCTTCGATGTCAAAGAAATGGCAAAGGAGAAGAAGGTGATTCTCGAGGAGTTGAAAAACCTCGAGGACGACCCCGAGGAGCTGATCCACGACCATTTCGATAGCACGATCTTTCATGATCATCCCCTCGGGAACCCGATTATCGGCAGGGCGGAGAGCATCAAAACCTTTTCCCGGATGGACCTCAAGAAATACCTCCGAGGCTATTATGTTCCCAGTGGAATCGTCGTTGCCGCCGCTGGCAACTTGAAGCACGAAAAGCTCGTTGCGATCGTCGAGAGGTATTTCGGCGGGTTGGACACGAAGCGATCAGGTGCCCGGCGCGCCGTCGGTTCTCGTCGGCTGAGACCGGGACGCCAGGTTATCGAAAAGCCGATTCTCCAGGCCCATGTCTGCACGGGAACGGTCGGCTACGGAGTACGGAGCAAGATCCGTTACCCGCTCATGGTTCTCAATACCCTCCTTGGTGAGGGAATGAGCTCTCGTCTGTTTCAGAATATCCGAGAGAAGTATGGTTTCGCATACAACGTCTTTTCATTTGCCAATCTCCTCAGCGATACGGGAAATTTCGGCGTCTATATAGGTACCGATTCCAAGAACATCGACAACTCGATCGAGCTGATAAACAAAGAACTCAGTAAGCTTACTGCGAACCGGATCAGCGCGGAGGAGTTGCGGCGAACGAAAGCACAGCTCAAAGGAATGATTGTCCTCGGACTTGAGAGCATGTCGAACAGAATGATGCGCCTCGGAAGCGGGGAGATTTATTTCGAGGAATTCGTGGGCCTGCAGGAGATTATCGCCGCCATCGATTCGGTCAAGGCGGACGAGGTCCTCGAGGCCGCTCGAAAATTGTTCAACGTGGACAAGTTCTCCACCGTGATCATCAAGCCCTCGAAGGAGGAGAAACCTGTTCCCCCGAAGGCCGTAGCCTGA
- a CDS encoding sigma 54-interacting transcriptional regulator has product MEYAIIGKSRAVDQLLKQISRLSKIRRDVVIIGEAGSGKGAIAKNIYSFEQSPESNTPFMSLNLSVLDDKELEAVLFGYDRGTEGLPYTTKRGLFEIANGGTVLIEEIEEASFRNQMKILAFMNERTARRIGGSRAEPVDIRLIVTVKEDPKSLVDKRKLLEDLFNKLSDFERIEIPALRERPEDIPLLVKHFAAELCKEIGIGELVIDINAIDVLVRQSWRENIRELKAVVDKSVLFSNGGRFMLPPELVDEKTEVVKMINNIATGQDFILDKSLDAIEKGIIERSLSKFGFNQSKAAGFLGMTEQTLRYKLKRLNITSSRARA; this is encoded by the coding sequence ATGGAATACGCTATCATCGGCAAAAGTCGTGCGGTTGATCAACTCCTAAAACAAATTTCTCGCCTTTCCAAAATCCGGCGAGATGTCGTTATCATTGGGGAAGCCGGCTCGGGTAAGGGCGCCATCGCCAAGAACATCTACTCTTTCGAGCAATCGCCCGAGAGTAATACCCCCTTCATGTCTCTAAATCTGTCCGTCTTGGATGACAAGGAACTGGAAGCAGTCCTGTTCGGGTATGATCGCGGTACAGAGGGACTTCCGTACACGACAAAGAGGGGTCTTTTCGAAATTGCGAATGGCGGCACGGTTCTAATTGAAGAAATTGAAGAGGCGAGTTTTCGCAATCAAATGAAGATTCTTGCTTTCATGAACGAGCGGACGGCAAGACGCATAGGCGGCTCTCGTGCGGAACCAGTTGACATCCGGCTGATCGTAACCGTGAAAGAAGATCCTAAATCCCTCGTGGACAAGAGGAAGCTCCTGGAAGACCTCTTTAATAAGCTTTCCGATTTCGAGCGGATCGAAATCCCCGCGCTCCGAGAACGTCCTGAAGATATCCCGCTTCTCGTCAAGCATTTCGCAGCAGAACTTTGTAAGGAAATCGGTATAGGCGAATTGGTGATCGATATCAATGCGATTGATGTGCTCGTCCGCCAAAGTTGGAGAGAAAATATTAGAGAGTTGAAAGCCGTTGTTGATAAGTCGGTACTCTTCTCCAATGGTGGTCGATTTATGCTGCCACCGGAATTGGTCGACGAGAAGACGGAAGTCGTGAAGATGATCAACAATATCGCGACAGGCCAGGACTTCATCCTCGACAAGTCCCTCGATGCCATCGAGAAGGGGATTATCGAGCGCTCCTTGTCAAAATTCGGGTTCAACCAATCAAAAGCTGCCGGATTTCTCGGGATGACGGAGCAGACGCTACGATATAAACTGAAACGATTGAACATTACGAGTTCCCGCGCGCGCGCGTAA
- a CDS encoding response regulator transcription factor, whose amino-acid sequence MDKIRVLFVDDHPIVRKGLVSLMSAEKDILVVGEGSDGDEAIKLARSCDPSIVIMDLAMPHKNGLYATTAILKENPKLKVIILSMSDEPESVRLAIQAGVSGYVVKQSITSELLSAIREVSKGNAFFSPSVAKVFLSPAAPNGSREWELTLREREVLHLVAQGKSSKEISTHLEISVKTVEKYRQQIMDKLGIHEVVGLTKFAISKGIAEL is encoded by the coding sequence ATGGATAAAATTCGGGTACTCTTCGTCGATGATCACCCCATAGTCCGGAAGGGCCTCGTCTCCCTCATGAGCGCTGAAAAGGATATCCTGGTGGTCGGCGAGGGATCCGACGGAGACGAAGCGATCAAGCTCGCTCGATCCTGCGATCCATCGATCGTTATTATGGACCTCGCGATGCCGCACAAGAACGGCCTCTATGCGACGACCGCGATTCTCAAGGAAAACCCCAAACTCAAGGTGATCATACTATCCATGTCGGATGAGCCCGAGTCGGTCCGGCTTGCCATCCAGGCCGGGGTTTCCGGGTACGTGGTGAAACAGAGTATAACGAGCGAGCTTCTGAGCGCTATTCGGGAAGTCTCCAAGGGGAACGCATTCTTTAGCCCGTCAGTCGCAAAGGTGTTTCTCTCGCCGGCGGCGCCGAATGGATCGAGGGAATGGGAGCTGACACTTCGCGAGCGTGAAGTGCTCCACCTGGTCGCACAAGGAAAATCCAGCAAGGAGATCAGCACCCACCTCGAGATCAGCGTCAAGACGGTCGAAAAGTACCGTCAACAAATCATGGACAAGCTCGGCATCCATGAAGTAGTCGGTCTGACCAAGTTTGCCATCTCCAAGGGGATCGCAGAGCTGTAG
- the nuoH gene encoding NADH-quinone oxidoreductase subunit NuoH produces MEILIAAIKIAIVLGALLTTVAYTVLVERKVAAAIQNRIGPNRVGWKGMLQPLADVLKLVTKEDIVPTNANSFLHDLAPVISIVVALTTFAVIPFGNRLVLFGQEIKLQIADVNIGILYVLALTSLGVYGVTLSGWSSNSKYSLLGGLRSSAQMISYELAMGLSLIGVIMIAGTLQLDKIVEAQAGWRWNIVLQPVGFVLFVISAFAETNRLPFDLPEAEPELVGGYHTEYSGLKFGLFFLAEYANMVTASAIITTIYLGGWQVPFLHNIGLSDTWVALIQVLGFCLKVCFLVLFFIIIRWTIPRFRYDQLMKLGWKVMLPLSIVNLLATGIAILAGVL; encoded by the coding sequence ATGGAAATCCTGATTGCGGCGATTAAAATCGCGATTGTTCTTGGCGCCCTCCTCACGACGGTCGCCTACACGGTCCTGGTCGAGCGGAAGGTTGCCGCGGCCATACAGAACAGGATCGGCCCGAACAGGGTCGGGTGGAAGGGGATGCTGCAGCCCCTCGCAGACGTCCTGAAGCTCGTTACGAAAGAAGACATCGTTCCGACGAATGCCAATTCGTTTCTCCACGACCTTGCGCCGGTGATCTCGATCGTGGTGGCGCTGACGACGTTCGCGGTCATTCCGTTCGGGAACCGGCTGGTTCTCTTCGGCCAGGAGATCAAGCTTCAGATCGCCGATGTTAATATCGGCATACTCTACGTTCTTGCGCTTACCTCGCTGGGGGTTTACGGCGTGACGTTGAGCGGGTGGTCGTCAAACAGCAAGTATTCCCTTTTGGGGGGCCTCAGGTCGTCCGCGCAGATGATCAGCTACGAGCTTGCGATGGGGCTTTCTCTCATAGGGGTGATCATGATCGCGGGAACGCTGCAGCTCGACAAGATCGTGGAGGCGCAGGCGGGGTGGAGGTGGAATATCGTTCTCCAGCCGGTGGGATTCGTGCTCTTCGTGATCTCAGCCTTTGCGGAGACCAACCGCCTCCCGTTCGATCTGCCGGAAGCCGAGCCGGAGCTGGTGGGCGGATATCACACGGAATACAGCGGCCTCAAATTCGGGCTCTTCTTTCTTGCCGAGTACGCGAACATGGTCACCGCGAGCGCGATCATCACGACCATTTACCTCGGCGGGTGGCAGGTGCCTTTTCTCCATAATATCGGGCTTTCTGACACGTGGGTCGCTCTCATTCAGGTGCTGGGATTCTGTCTGAAAGTGTGCTTCCTCGTCCTGTTCTTTATTATCATTCGATGGACAATTCCCCGGTTCCGGTACGACCAATTAATGAAGCTGGGGTGGAAGGTGATGCTGCCGCTCTCGATTGTGAACCTCCTGGCGACAGGGATCGCGATTCTGGCTGGAGTCCTATGA